One segment of Taeniopygia guttata chromosome 17, bTaeGut7.mat, whole genome shotgun sequence DNA contains the following:
- the TRIM32 gene encoding E3 ubiquitin-protein ligase TRIM32, whose protein sequence is MAAAPYLNSDALREVLECPICMESFTEEHLRPKLLHCGHTICKQCLEKLLANSINGIRCPFCSKITRITSLAQLTDNLTVLKIIDTAGLGEVVGLLMCKVCGRRLPRHFCKSCSLVLCEPCKEASHMPPGHRVMAIKEAAEERRREFGTRLARLRELMGDLQKRKAALEDVSRDLQSRYKAVLQEYSKEERKIQEELARSRKFFTTSLTEVEKINNQVMEEQAYLLNLAEVQIMSRCDYFLAKIKQGDIALLEEAADEEEPELTNSLPRELTLQEVELLKVSHVGPLQIGQVVKKPRTVNVEESLMENAASSFAPFREPDLVQEEPSCTPHSSPAKPRMPEAATSIQQCSFIKRMGSKGSLPGMFNLPVSLHVTSQGEVLVADRGNFRIQVFTRKGFLKEIRRSPSGIDSFVLSFLGADLPNLTPLSVTMNCHGLIGVTDSYDNSVKVYTMDGHCVACHRSQLSKPWGIAALPSGQFVVTDVEGGKLWCFTVDRGMGVVKYSCLCSAVRPKFVTCDAEGTIYFTQGLGLNLENRQYEHHLEGGFSIGSVGPDGQLGRQISHFFSENEDFRCIAGMCVDSRGDLIVADSSRKEILHFPKGGGYNILIREGLTCPVGIAVTPKGQLLVLDCWDHCIKIYSYHLRRYSTP, encoded by the coding sequence ATGGCTGCCGCCCCTTATCTCAACTCGGACGCGCTGCGAGAGGTCCTGGAGTGCCCCATCTGCATGGAGTCCTTCACCGAGGAGCACCTGAGGCCCAAACTGCTGCACTGTGGGCACACCATCTGCAAGCAGTGCCTGGAGAAGCTCCTGGCAAACAGCATCAACGGGATCCGGTGCCCCTTCTGCAGCAAGATCACGCGGATCACCAGCTTGGCTCAGCTCACCGACAACCTCACCGTGCTGAAGATCATCGACAcggctggcctgggggaagtGGTGGGACTTCTCATGTGCAAGGTCTGCGGGAGGAGGCTGCCAAGACACTTCTGCAAGAGCTGTAGCTTGGTTTTGTGTGAGCCGTGCAAGGAGGCTTCGCACATGCCCCCAGGACACAGAGTCATGGCTATCAAAGAGGCTGCTGAGGAGCGTAGGAGGGAATTTGGGACGAGGCTTGCCAGGCTTCGAGAGCTCATGGGTGATCTTCAGAAAAGGAAAGCTGCTCTGGAGGATGTTTCGAGAGACCTGCAATCCAGATACAAAGCGGTTCTGCAGGAGTACAGCAAAGAGGAGCGCAAGATCCAGGAAGAACTGGCCAGGTCACGCAAGTTCTTCACTACCTCTTTGACTGAAGTGGAGAAGATAAATAACCAGGTGATGGAGGAGCAGGCTTACCTGCTGAACTTAGCAGAAGTGCAGATAATGTCTCGCTGTGACTATTTCCTTGCCAAAATAAAGCAGGGGGATATAGCTCTcctggaggaggcagcagaCGAGGAAGAACCAGAACTGACAAACAGTCTCCCAAGGGAGCTGACTCTCCAAGAGGTGGAACTCCTTAAGGTGAGCCATGTGGGACCACTGCAGATTGGGCAGGTGGTGAAGAAACCCCGGACCGTTAACGTGGAGGAATCTCTCATGGAAAATGCAGCATCCTCCTTTGCACCATTCAGGGAGCCTGACCTGGTGCAGgaggagcccagctgcacccccCATTCCTCGCCAGCCAAGCCAAGGATGCCTGAAGCAGCCACAAGCATCCAGCAGTGTTCCTTCATCAAGAGGATGGGCTCCAAGGGCAGCCTGCCGGGGATGTTCAACCTCCCTGTCAGCCTGCACGTCACCAGCCAAGGCGAGGTGCTCGTGGCAGACCGGGGCAACTTCCGAATCCAGGTTTTTACCCGCAAGGGCTTCCTGAAGGAGATCCGCCGCAGCCCCAGCGGCATCGACAGCTTTGTGCTGAGTTTCCTTGGAGCAGATTTGCCCAACTTGACCCCTCTCTCTGTCACCATGAACTGCCACGGGCTGATCGGTGTGACAGACAGCTACGACAACTCTGTCAAGGTGTACACCATGGACGGGCACTGCGTGGCGTGTCACCGCAGCCAGCTGAGCAAGCCCTGGGGCATCGCCGCGCTGCCCTCGGGCCAGTTTGTCGTCACCGACGTGGAAGGGGGGAAGCTCTGGTGCTTCACCGTGGACCGTGGCATGGGGGTGGTGAAGTACAGCTGCCTGTGCAGCGCCGTGCGCCCCAAGTTTGTCACCTGCGACGCTGAAGGGACCATTTACTTCActcaggggctggggctcaACCTGGAGAACCGGCAGTACGAGCACCACTTGGAAGGAGGCTTCTCCATCGGCTCCGTCGGCCCGGATGGGCAGCTGGGACGCCAGATCAGCCATTTCTTCTCTGAGAATGAGGATTTCAGGTGCATTGCTGGGATGTGTGTTGATTCCAGGGGAGACCTGATCGTTGCTGACAGCAGTCGTAAGGAAATCCTGCATTTTCCTAAAGGAGGCGGCTACAACATCTTAATTCGGGAGGGACTCACCTGCCCGGTGGGCATTGCTGTTACTCCCaaagggcagctgctggtgctggacTGTTGGGATCATTGCATTAAGATCTACAGTTACCACCTGAGAAGATACTCCACCCCTTAA